One stretch of Lacrimispora sphenoides DNA includes these proteins:
- a CDS encoding MBL fold metallo-hydrolase, translating to MEFRQLTDRVFYSMFDKAADRPVLGYVKGQKHSFMIDAGNSQKHVELFYEALCKEGLKKPGITAVTHWHWDHTFGMHAVEGITITHKKTNAKLAEMAKWEWTDVEMKKRLEAKVEIEFADTSIRTEYPLLSKIQVVTSDLSFEEFMEIDLGDITAELYHVESPHSEDCVCILIPQERILFIGDAVGVDYYNNCFLDKEKLRSLITSIEGFDFDICVMGHAEPMSKENILNIMNSLMERQENV from the coding sequence ATGGAATTTAGACAACTAACAGATCGTGTGTTTTACAGCATGTTTGATAAAGCGGCCGACAGGCCGGTTCTTGGGTATGTAAAAGGACAGAAGCATTCTTTCATGATAGACGCAGGCAATTCCCAAAAACATGTTGAATTATTTTATGAAGCTCTGTGCAAAGAAGGATTAAAAAAACCAGGCATTACTGCGGTCACTCATTGGCATTGGGATCATACATTTGGTATGCATGCGGTGGAAGGGATTACAATCACTCATAAAAAAACAAATGCTAAATTAGCGGAAATGGCGAAGTGGGAATGGACGGATGTGGAAATGAAAAAAAGACTGGAAGCAAAAGTAGAAATTGAATTTGCTGATACAAGTATCCGTACAGAATATCCCCTTCTTTCAAAGATACAAGTGGTAACCTCCGATCTTTCTTTTGAAGAATTCATGGAAATTGATCTGGGAGATATAACTGCGGAACTTTATCATGTTGAATCTCCTCACAGTGAGGATTGTGTCTGTATCCTGATACCTCAGGAAAGAATATTATTCATCGGAGATGCGGTTGGGGTTGATTATTATAATAACTGCTTCTTAGATAAAGAGAAACTTCGCTCATTAATTACATCGATAGAGGGATTTGATTTTGATATTTGTGTCATGGGACATGCCGAACCAATGAGTAAGGAAAATATCCTCAATATCATGAATTCTCTTATGGAACGCCAGGAAAACGTATGA
- a CDS encoding NUDIX hydrolase produces the protein MIGEEKFRQYAVLIPLIHISGVTYLLFEKRSNELKRQPGEVCFPGGKLEAGESLQECAVRETVEELNILPQQIEVMGPGDIYLSPFNLMIHPFIGVISDYQDTFSRDEVEEVIKIPLDFFRSQEPERFVSKLISEPPEDFPYEWIPGGVKYPWAKGTYDVLFYKYEDWIIWGMTALIVKSAVKLMEEYQII, from the coding sequence ATGATCGGAGAAGAAAAATTCAGGCAGTATGCGGTTCTGATTCCCCTGATCCATATTTCAGGGGTTACTTATCTGTTATTTGAAAAAAGGTCTAATGAGTTAAAGCGGCAGCCGGGAGAGGTTTGTTTTCCAGGCGGAAAGCTCGAAGCCGGGGAATCCCTTCAGGAATGTGCGGTACGTGAGACTGTTGAAGAACTGAACATATTGCCGCAGCAGATTGAGGTGATGGGACCGGGAGATATCTATCTGTCACCCTTTAACTTAATGATCCATCCTTTTATAGGCGTTATAAGTGATTATCAGGACACATTCAGCAGAGATGAAGTAGAAGAGGTCATAAAAATACCACTGGATTTTTTCCGCAGTCAGGAACCGGAGAGATTTGTGAGTAAACTGATTTCGGAGCCGCCGGAGGATTTTCCGTATGAATGGATACCGGGAGGGGTAAAATACCCTTGGGCAAAAGGAACTTATGACGTCTTGTTTTATAAATATGAAGATTGGATCATATGGGGTATGACGGCTCTGATCGTAAAGTCAGCGGTGAAGCTGATGGAAGAATATCAAATCATTTGA
- a CDS encoding VOC family protein, which produces MLGHYLMFNRNCEEAIKTYEKAFNGTITEMRKYSDMPPNPAFPIPEENKNLVLHARLQIDGMEIMCADSSERSTKGNNMYVSITTKDEALVKDAWDLLKQEGEVYMELSPSFFATLHGSLQDKYGVNWMFTALK; this is translated from the coding sequence ATGCTAGGTCATTATTTGATGTTTAATAGAAATTGCGAAGAGGCAATTAAAACTTATGAAAAAGCATTTAACGGTACGATTACTGAGATGCGGAAATATAGTGACATGCCGCCAAACCCCGCTTTCCCTATTCCCGAAGAAAACAAAAATCTGGTTCTGCATGCCCGACTTCAGATTGATGGCATGGAAATTATGTGTGCCGACAGCTCTGAGAGAAGCACAAAAGGCAATAATATGTATGTTTCCATTACAACCAAGGATGAGGCTCTTGTGAAAGATGCCTGGGATCTTTTAAAGCAGGAAGGTGAGGTCTATATGGAGCTTAGTCCATCATTTTTTGCAACATTACATGGATCCTTACAGGATAAATATGGCGTAAACTGGATGTTTACGGCTTTAAAATAG
- a CDS encoding DNA-3-methyladenine glycosylase, giving the protein MKKLDREFYNRDSVLVARELLGKVLVHEIEGQRLAVKIIEAEAYMGVEDKAAHSYGGKRTPRVEVMYGDPGHAYMFLIYGMYCCFNVVTREKGIPQAVLIRAAEPLEGIQWMTQKRFGKEYEQLSKSQRKGLINGPGKFCSALSLDRSFNGIDLCGDQVYFEEGTDKNFNIIATKRVGIDYAEEARDYLWRFCIEGSE; this is encoded by the coding sequence ATGAAAAAACTAGACAGAGAATTCTATAACAGGGATTCGGTCCTGGTTGCCAGGGAACTATTGGGGAAGGTGCTTGTCCACGAGATTGAGGGACAGAGACTCGCTGTTAAGATTATAGAGGCAGAGGCATATATGGGCGTTGAAGATAAGGCTGCCCATTCTTACGGCGGAAAGAGGACACCAAGGGTGGAAGTGATGTATGGAGATCCCGGTCATGCTTATATGTTTCTTATCTATGGGATGTACTGCTGCTTCAATGTGGTAACAAGGGAGAAGGGGATTCCACAGGCAGTTTTAATAAGGGCTGCTGAACCATTGGAGGGAATCCAGTGGATGACACAAAAGAGATTTGGAAAGGAGTATGAGCAGCTTTCCAAAAGCCAGCGCAAGGGTCTTATAAACGGACCGGGAAAGTTTTGCAGCGCATTATCATTGGATAGAAGCTTTAACGGCATAGACTTATGCGGGGATCAGGTCTATTTTGAGGAAGGCACAGACAAAAATTTCAATATCATTGCAACAAAACGTGTGGGAATTGACTATGCAGAGGAAGCCAGAGACTACCTTTGGCGGTTTTGTATAGAAGGGAGCGAATAG
- the msrB gene encoding peptide-methionine (R)-S-oxide reductase MsrB encodes MKKEIYLAGGCFWGTEKYLENIPGILFTEVGYANGSTENPTYKEVCSHDTGHAETVKVEYDDSIIGLTYLLQLYYDVINPISVNRQGGDVGSQYRTGIYFTDDRDEAVVQDSINELQKKYKEKIAIEVKPLSCYYRAEEYHQKYLNKNPGGYCHIGADKFEKAKKAEDKSKKYGKRTTEELKENLTSLQFEVTQNSATEPPFQNEYFDKFEEGIYVDITTGEPLFMSTDKFESGCGWPSFSKPIDSEIIKTHEDRSFGRIRTEVRSMLGDAHLGHVFDDGPIDRGGLRYCINSASLRFVPKEEMEREGYGDYLKLF; translated from the coding sequence ATGAAGAAAGAAATTTATCTGGCAGGCGGCTGTTTTTGGGGAACAGAAAAGTATCTGGAAAATATCCCGGGCATCCTGTTTACAGAGGTGGGATATGCCAATGGCAGTACAGAGAATCCAACTTACAAGGAAGTATGCAGCCATGATACCGGGCATGCAGAAACGGTGAAGGTGGAATACGACGACAGCATCATAGGTCTTACCTATTTGCTGCAGCTTTATTATGATGTGATCAATCCCATAAGCGTGAACCGCCAGGGAGGCGATGTTGGTTCCCAGTACCGGACAGGTATCTATTTTACGGATGACAGGGATGAGGCGGTGGTCCAGGATTCGATCAATGAGCTTCAGAAAAAATATAAAGAAAAAATAGCGATTGAAGTGAAACCTCTTTCCTGTTACTACCGGGCAGAGGAGTACCATCAGAAATATCTGAACAAAAACCCAGGCGGATACTGCCATATTGGTGCCGATAAATTTGAAAAGGCAAAGAAGGCGGAGGATAAAAGCAAAAAATACGGAAAAAGAACAACGGAAGAACTGAAAGAAAACTTAACGAGCCTGCAGTTTGAAGTAACACAGAACAGTGCAACGGAGCCTCCCTTTCAAAATGAATATTTTGATAAATTCGAAGAAGGAATTTATGTAGATATTACAACAGGGGAGCCGCTTTTTATGTCAACTGATAAATTTGAGTCAGGATGCGGCTGGCCCAGCTTTTCTAAACCGATTGATTCAGAGATTATTAAAACCCATGAGGACCGGAGCTTTGGAAGGATTCGTACGGAAGTGAGGAGCATGCTGGGAGATGCCCATCTGGGTCATGTATTTGATGATGGTCCAATAGACCGCGGAGGAT
- a CDS encoding MBOAT family O-acyltransferase, translating into MPLRKCAVQISTLSYLNSDSMVFSSITFLYYFLPLVIGVYFVCPKKLKNGVLLFSSLIFYGWGEPKYIIFMVLSIVVNYILGLLIEQYSVSAWGKRWLLVSVVFSLGMLGYFKYVDFFIANINSMTGLSVPMLNVVLPIGISFYTFQILSYTIDVYRKNTKAQKNLLSLATYVAFFPQLIAGPIVRYTDIAQALDRREHSLLKARIGIRRFLFGISKKVLIANTLGELCKVFADSPERNVLFYWLYAVAFTLQIYFDFSGYSDMAIGLGKIFGFDFQENFNYPFISQSITEFWRRWHMSLGTWFRDYLYIPLGGNRVGRMRWLFNIFLVWMLTGLWHGAAWNFVIWGMLFAVLLMIEKLWLGSFLKKMPESISHLYVMLLVIISFVIFDAPDLSTSAERLRSMFGLSGLPLTGVQSAYYLRSYLIIFVIAITGSTDLPKRIICRIRKTPFGAIALTWAEPVVCVVMLLLTTAYLIDASFNPFLYFRF; encoded by the coding sequence ATGCCTTTAAGGAAATGTGCGGTGCAGATTTCGACCTTAAGTTATCTAAATAGTGACAGCATGGTATTTTCAAGCATAACATTTTTATATTATTTTTTGCCTTTGGTTATTGGAGTATACTTTGTATGTCCGAAGAAGCTGAAAAACGGTGTATTGCTTTTTTCTTCCCTCATATTTTATGGCTGGGGAGAGCCGAAATACATCATATTTATGGTCCTTTCCATAGTGGTGAATTACATTCTTGGTTTGCTCATCGAGCAATACTCCGTTTCTGCATGGGGGAAGAGATGGCTCCTAGTTTCGGTGGTCTTTTCCCTGGGAATGCTGGGGTATTTTAAATATGTGGATTTTTTTATAGCAAACATCAATTCCATGACCGGATTATCAGTACCTATGCTGAACGTAGTTCTTCCCATTGGCATCAGCTTTTATACGTTTCAAATTCTCAGCTATACCATTGATGTTTACCGAAAAAACACAAAGGCCCAGAAGAATCTGTTGTCATTGGCCACTTATGTGGCCTTCTTTCCTCAGCTGATCGCAGGTCCCATTGTTAGATATACTGATATCGCACAGGCTCTTGACAGAAGGGAGCACAGTCTTTTAAAAGCCCGCATTGGAATACGCAGGTTTTTATTTGGAATTTCAAAAAAGGTACTGATCGCCAATACACTTGGAGAATTGTGCAAAGTCTTTGCAGATTCTCCGGAACGAAATGTTTTATTCTACTGGCTTTATGCAGTGGCCTTTACTTTACAGATTTACTTTGACTTTTCCGGATACAGTGATATGGCAATCGGTTTAGGCAAGATATTTGGCTTTGATTTTCAGGAGAATTTCAATTATCCGTTTATTTCCCAAAGCATTACTGAATTCTGGCGCAGGTGGCATATGTCCCTTGGAACCTGGTTCAGGGATTATTTATACATTCCCTTAGGAGGAAACCGCGTTGGTAGGATGCGCTGGCTCTTTAATATCTTTTTGGTATGGATGCTGACCGGCTTATGGCACGGCGCTGCATGGAATTTTGTCATATGGGGAATGTTATTTGCTGTTCTCCTGATGATTGAGAAGCTGTGGCTTGGCAGTTTCTTAAAGAAAATGCCGGAAAGCATTTCTCATTTGTATGTCATGCTTCTTGTAATCATAAGCTTCGTCATATTTGATGCGCCTGATCTAAGTACATCAGCAGAACGGCTTCGTTCCATGTTCGGGCTGAGCGGACTGCCGCTTACAGGAGTCCAGTCCGCCTATTATTTAAGAAGCTATCTTATCATATTTGTGATAGCCATAACCGGAAGTACTGATTTGCCAAAGAGAATCATCTGCAGAATCCGCAAAACACCATTTGGAGCGATTGCCCTTACTTGGGCAGAGCCTGTGGTATGCGTGGTGATGCTTTTGCTGACAACGGCTTATTTAATCGATGCTTCCTTTAATCCATTTCTGTATTTTCGCTTTTAA
- a CDS encoding DHHW family protein, translating to MKNRKTNRMIVILVGMVWVLLALSSWLSPTQEISASERRKLAGFPELTLKSLATADFMEGFEQYAKDQFPGRFLYRTIKAYVKFYPLGQKDNNGIYIQDGYAVKMEYPLNEASIQKAAEKFRYLYEKYMDGKDVKTYLTIVPDKGYFLSQANGYPSMDYQKLFEMMKADTDFAKYIDLSDILEIEDYYKTDIHWKQERITKAADKIRNALGEEKESAGQYKEIEVEKPFYGVYYGHSALPMKPDKLKYLTCDLIDACTVYNWETGKTTAVYDTQKLTGNDPYDVYLSGAAALLEITNPNVKNGKELVIFRDSFGSSLAPLLLDGYSKVTMVDIRYIASDLVGDYISFDDQDVLFVYSTSVLNSSAMFK from the coding sequence ATGAAAAATAGAAAAACAAATCGGATGATCGTGATTTTGGTAGGAATGGTATGGGTTCTTCTGGCGCTTTCTTCCTGGCTTTCACCAACACAGGAAATATCAGCCAGTGAAAGAAGGAAGCTTGCCGGGTTTCCGGAATTAACCCTTAAAAGTCTTGCCACGGCTGATTTTATGGAGGGCTTTGAGCAATATGCCAAAGACCAGTTCCCCGGCCGCTTTTTATACCGTACCATAAAAGCGTATGTCAAGTTTTATCCATTGGGTCAGAAAGATAATAACGGCATCTATATTCAGGATGGCTACGCCGTAAAAATGGAATACCCCTTGAATGAAGCTTCCATTCAAAAAGCGGCGGAAAAGTTCCGGTATCTGTATGAAAAATATATGGATGGGAAAGACGTAAAAACGTATCTCACCATTGTTCCTGACAAGGGGTATTTCCTCTCCCAGGCAAATGGCTATCCCTCCATGGACTACCAGAAGCTGTTTGAAATGATGAAGGCGGATACAGACTTTGCGAAGTATATAGATCTATCGGATATTTTGGAAATCGAAGATTATTATAAGACAGATATTCACTGGAAGCAGGAGAGGATTACTAAGGCTGCGGATAAAATCCGTAATGCTTTAGGAGAAGAGAAGGAGAGCGCCGGGCAATATAAGGAAATCGAAGTGGAGAAACCATTTTACGGAGTATATTATGGGCATTCTGCCCTTCCCATGAAACCGGACAAACTGAAATACCTTACCTGTGACCTCATAGATGCCTGTACCGTGTATAATTGGGAGACAGGAAAAACTACAGCCGTGTATGATACCCAAAAGCTTACAGGAAATGATCCTTATGATGTGTATTTATCCGGTGCGGCGGCCCTTTTGGAAATCACCAATCCAAATGTAAAAAACGGAAAAGAGCTGGTGATATTCCGGGATTCCTTTGGAAGCAGCCTGGCGCCCCTTTTGCTTGACGGGTATTCCAAAGTGACCATGGTTGATATCCGTTACATTGCCAGTGATTTGGTCGGCGATTATATTTCTTTTGATGATCAGGATGTGCTTTTTGTATACAGTACTTCGGTACTGAATTCCAGTGCAATGTTCAAATAG
- a CDS encoding class I SAM-dependent methyltransferase, which yields MKQNPYDNKAFFEKYSQMDRSTKGLAGAGEWKTLESMLPEFKDKRVLDLGCGFGWHCQYAIEHGAKAVTGIDISEKMLAIAKEKTSDKICYQHMPIEEISFSENSFDAVISSLAFHYLESFEQIVEKVSCCLVKGGDFVFSVEHPVFTANGSQEWYYDEAGTILHYPVDNYFFEGQRQASFLGENVTKYHKTLTTYLNGLIQAGFELTGVVEPQPSKHLLQTVEGMENELRRPMMLIISARKK from the coding sequence ATGAAACAGAATCCTTACGATAACAAAGCATTCTTTGAAAAATACAGCCAAATGGACCGCTCCACAAAAGGACTTGCCGGAGCTGGAGAATGGAAGACTCTTGAATCAATGCTGCCTGAATTTAAAGACAAGCGGGTGCTGGATTTAGGCTGTGGATTTGGCTGGCATTGTCAGTATGCCATAGAGCATGGGGCCAAAGCTGTTACAGGTATAGACATTTCCGAAAAAATGCTTGCAATTGCAAAGGAAAAGACAAGTGATAAAATCTGTTATCAACACATGCCAATTGAAGAGATATCCTTCAGTGAAAATTCATTTGATGCAGTCATCAGTTCTCTTGCGTTCCACTATCTGGAATCTTTTGAACAGATTGTTGAAAAGGTATCCTGCTGCCTTGTAAAGGGAGGAGATTTCGTCTTTTCTGTGGAGCATCCGGTTTTTACAGCGAATGGCAGTCAGGAATGGTATTACGATGAAGCCGGAACGATTCTTCATTATCCGGTTGACAATTACTTTTTCGAGGGACAGAGACAGGCCAGTTTCCTTGGAGAAAATGTTACGAAATATCATAAGACCCTTACCACCTATTTGAATGGTTTGATACAGGCAGGCTTTGAATTAACCGGTGTTGTGGAGCCTCAGCCATCTAAGCATCTGCTTCAAACCGTGGAAGGCATGGAAAATGAACTTCGCAGGCCCATGATGCTGATCATTTCAGCAAGGAAAAAATAA